One genomic window of Neisseria sp. oral taxon 014 str. F0314 includes the following:
- a CDS encoding NAD-dependent succinate-semialdehyde dehydrogenase codes for MKTFSQLLNHPDISFSPISDGLKVSNPATGETLAFVRTTHSDDLKLLIQKAEAAQKLWAAKTALERADVLWRWYFLIKENKEELARIMTMEQGKSLNEALGEIDYAASFVRWFAEEARRIDGDVLTSVKASQKLVVLKQPVGVTAAITPWNFPSAMIARKAAPALAVGCAMIVKPASLTPLSAYALALLAYEAGVPHDLLPVVSGRASEISHEFATNPTVRKISFTGSTEVGAKIFADSAADIKKLSLELGGNAPFIVFDDADLDKAVEGAIASKFRNSGQTCVCTNRVYAQSGIYDEFCRKLSEKVAALKLGNGLDEGVNQGPLIEEKAVEKVEQHIADALSKGAVCLTGGKRSALGGTFFEPTVLSGVTAQMAVAREETFGPLCPVFCFETEAEVIAAANDTEYGLAAYLFTSDTARQWRVGEALEYGMVGINTGLISNEAAPFGGVKRSGLGREGSKYGADEYLELKYLCIDVAG; via the coding sequence ATGAAAACCTTTTCCCAACTGCTCAACCACCCCGATATTTCCTTTTCCCCGATTTCAGACGGCCTCAAAGTCAGTAATCCGGCAACGGGCGAGACTTTGGCGTTTGTCCGCACGACCCATTCAGACGACCTCAAGTTGCTGATTCAAAAGGCGGAGGCCGCACAAAAATTATGGGCGGCAAAAACTGCGCTGGAGCGCGCCGATGTGTTGTGGCGTTGGTATTTTCTGATAAAGGAAAACAAAGAAGAGCTGGCACGCATCATGACGATGGAACAGGGCAAAAGCCTGAACGAGGCGCTCGGCGAGATTGATTATGCGGCTTCGTTTGTGCGCTGGTTTGCCGAAGAGGCGCGGCGGATTGACGGCGATGTGCTGACGAGTGTGAAAGCATCGCAAAAACTGGTCGTGTTGAAACAGCCCGTCGGCGTTACCGCTGCGATTACACCGTGGAACTTCCCATCTGCGATGATTGCGCGCAAAGCCGCACCTGCTTTGGCGGTGGGCTGCGCGATGATAGTCAAGCCCGCGTCGCTCACGCCTCTGAGCGCGTATGCGCTGGCGCTACTGGCTTACGAAGCGGGCGTGCCACACGATTTGCTTCCCGTCGTCAGCGGTCGCGCTTCGGAAATCAGCCATGAATTTGCCACAAACCCGACCGTGCGCAAAATCAGCTTTACCGGTTCTACCGAAGTCGGTGCGAAAATTTTTGCTGACAGCGCGGCGGACATTAAAAAACTCAGTTTGGAACTGGGAGGCAACGCGCCGTTTATCGTGTTTGACGATGCCGATTTGGACAAAGCCGTCGAAGGCGCGATCGCCAGTAAGTTTCGCAACAGCGGTCAGACCTGCGTCTGCACCAACCGCGTTTACGCTCAGTCCGGCATTTACGACGAATTTTGCCGCAAATTAAGTGAAAAAGTAGCCGCGCTCAAATTGGGCAACGGCTTGGATGAAGGCGTGAACCAAGGGCCGCTGATTGAGGAAAAAGCGGTGGAGAAAGTCGAGCAGCACATCGCCGACGCACTCTCAAAAGGCGCGGTCTGCCTGACCGGCGGCAAACGCAGCGCGTTGGGCGGAACGTTTTTCGAACCGACCGTTTTAAGCGGCGTAACGGCGCAAATGGCAGTGGCGCGCGAAGAAACCTTCGGGCCGTTGTGTCCCGTGTTTTGCTTTGAAACCGAAGCCGAAGTCATTGCGGCCGCCAACGATACGGAGTACGGTTTGGCGGCCTACCTCTTCACCTCCGACACCGCCCGCCAATGGCGCGTCGGCGAAGCCTTGGAATACGGCATGGTCGGCATCAATACCGGCCTAATCAGCAATGAAGCGGCACCGTTCGGCGGCGTGAAACGCAGCGGGCTGGGACGCGAAGGCAGCAAATACGGTGCGGACGAATATTTGGAATTGAAATATTTGTGTATCGATGTGGCCGGATAG
- a CDS encoding aromatic amino acid transport family protein, with protein MSDVLRVEKITFWEGVAMIIGTNIGAGILGVSYAARQAGYMPLLFWLVVVGVITTVTMLYVAEATLRTRQHEQLSGLAQRYVGGFGSWLMFASVTVNALGALIAYMSGSGDLMHSLFGIDKRIGSILFFIPAALILALGLKALGRSEKWITSLMVLMLLVLVGATLFFPTTDFRRLLDGSWLYMVPVFNLVVFIYCAQYIVPEIARGLSHTPKQLPKAIVTGMFCTFALIALVPLSVISLNGLDNVSQVATVNWGNALGSWAFFMANGFALFAMLTSYWGIGGSFLTNIADRFSLKVDDNLKVRSLTVVVVALPPLVLAYSGMVGFVDALYFAGVFSGVVLSIVPYLIIKGARDKGNRTPEWTCAPWMTHPAIYTLIFLLYSASAVYAVLAKLDLLPPGW; from the coding sequence ATGTCTGATGTATTGAGAGTGGAGAAAATTACCTTTTGGGAAGGCGTGGCCATGATTATCGGCACCAATATCGGTGCGGGGATTTTGGGCGTGTCGTATGCCGCGCGGCAGGCGGGCTATATGCCTTTGCTGTTTTGGCTGGTGGTGGTCGGCGTGATTACGACCGTTACGATGCTTTATGTGGCCGAAGCCACGTTGCGCACACGGCAGCACGAGCAGTTGAGCGGTTTGGCGCAGCGCTATGTCGGCGGGTTCGGTTCGTGGCTGATGTTCGCCTCGGTAACGGTCAATGCACTGGGCGCGCTGATAGCGTATATGAGCGGCAGCGGCGATTTGATGCATTCCTTGTTCGGCATCGACAAACGCATCGGCAGCATCCTGTTTTTCATCCCCGCCGCGCTGATTCTGGCTCTGGGCCTGAAAGCCTTGGGCAGGAGCGAGAAATGGATTACGTCGCTGATGGTGCTCATGCTGCTGGTACTGGTCGGCGCGACGCTGTTTTTCCCGACCACCGATTTCAGACGGCTTTTAGACGGCAGTTGGCTGTATATGGTGCCCGTGTTCAACTTGGTGGTGTTTATTTACTGCGCGCAATACATCGTGCCGGAAATAGCGCGCGGCCTGTCGCATACGCCCAAACAACTGCCCAAAGCCATCGTTACCGGCATGTTTTGCACCTTTGCCCTGATTGCGCTCGTGCCGTTGTCCGTGATTTCGCTCAACGGCCTGGACAACGTCAGCCAGGTGGCGACGGTAAACTGGGGCAATGCTTTGGGAAGTTGGGCGTTTTTCATGGCAAACGGCTTCGCATTGTTCGCCATGCTGACTTCCTATTGGGGCATCGGCGGCAGCTTCTTAACCAATATTGCCGACCGCTTCAGCCTGAAAGTCGATGACAACCTGAAAGTCCGTTCGCTGACCGTGGTCGTGGTCGCCCTGCCGCCGCTGGTACTGGCTTACAGCGGCATGGTCGGCTTCGTTGACGCGCTTTATTTTGCGGGCGTGTTCAGCGGCGTGGTATTGAGCATCGTACCGTATCTGATTATCAAAGGCGCACGCGACAAGGGCAACCGCACACCCGAATGGACGTGCGCCCCCTGGATGACCCATCCCGCGATTTACACGCTGATTTTCCTGCTCTACAGCGCAAGCGCGGTTTATGCGGTATTGGCGAAACTGGATTTGCTGCCTCCGGGCTGGTAA
- the rbsK gene encoding ribokinase: MDIAVIGSNMVDLVTYINRMPVEGETVEAPDFKLGCGGKGANQAVAAAKLGSEVLMLTRVGNDIFAENTIENFRRHNIDTRYILKSDASSGVAPIFVDPESRNSIIIIKGANKLLTSADIDAAAEDIKKCKLIVLQLEIPTETVYAAVKFGEEHGIPVLFNPAPAQPDLVLDQVKSCEFIVPNETELSLLTGMPVDSEDDIRKAAVALHQAGVKNVIVTLGSKGVLWLDQDGKERMFPSFKVKARDTTGAGDAFIGCFSHVYVKTGDIAKAIETANRYAADSVTRLGTQTSYCDRSSFIADHPEQAQNV, translated from the coding sequence ATGGACATCGCAGTTATCGGTTCCAACATGGTCGACCTGGTTACCTACATCAACCGTATGCCGGTCGAAGGAGAAACCGTCGAAGCGCCCGATTTCAAACTCGGCTGCGGCGGCAAAGGCGCGAACCAGGCGGTCGCCGCCGCGAAACTGGGTTCGGAAGTATTGATGCTTACCCGCGTGGGCAACGACATCTTTGCCGAAAACACCATCGAAAACTTCCGGCGCCACAACATCGACACGCGCTACATCCTGAAAAGCGACGCGTCCAGCGGCGTCGCCCCCATCTTCGTCGACCCCGAATCGCGCAACTCCATCATCATCATCAAGGGCGCCAACAAACTACTGACTTCCGCCGACATCGACGCGGCAGCGGAAGACATCAAAAAATGCAAGCTTATCGTTTTGCAGCTGGAAATTCCCACCGAAACCGTATATGCGGCGGTAAAATTCGGCGAAGAACACGGCATTCCCGTGCTGTTCAACCCCGCGCCCGCGCAGCCCGATTTGGTATTGGATCAAGTCAAATCCTGCGAATTTATCGTACCGAACGAAACCGAACTTTCGCTTTTGACCGGCATGCCGGTAGACAGTGAAGACGACATCCGCAAAGCGGCGGTCGCGCTGCATCAGGCCGGTGTGAAAAATGTCATCGTAACCCTCGGCAGCAAAGGCGTGCTGTGGCTCGACCAAGACGGCAAAGAGCGCATGTTTCCGTCGTTCAAAGTCAAAGCGCGCGACACCACCGGCGCGGGCGACGCGTTTATCGGCTGCTTTTCGCACGTCTATGTCAAAACGGGCGACATCGCCAAAGCGATTGAAACCGCCAACCGCTATGCGGCCGATTCGGTAACGCGGCTGGGCACGCAGACTTCCTACTGCGACCGCAGCAGCTTTATTGCCGACCATCCGGAACAGGCGCAGAATGTCTGA
- a CDS encoding aldose 1-epimerase family protein, with protein sequence MYRIPLSESLFGKEPQVVLQSDEFTVTAFAYPQNIAALKIANSRGFVEVLPLMGQIIWDAVFDGKSLRMDNMFRKPQRGSEIVDTYGCFAFHSGLLTGGCPSPEDTHPLHGEFPCAPMDKAWLEVDENSVRVVSEYEYVRGFGHHYLASPSVTLTAGSPRFDIGMRVENLSAYQPMPLLYMCHMNYAYAEQGQMRQNLPDSAFQLRRTVPLHVHPTPQWQEFNRAILNGEVDGSVLDRPDCYDPEIVYFADNLAQYGDHLEFEIYHPVTQTTFSTRFSSQEFPHATRWILNNPDQKVAAFVLPATARPEGYLAAEKAGTLQWLQPGEAKSFTVNTGIKD encoded by the coding sequence ATGTATCGAATACCTTTATCCGAATCACTGTTCGGCAAAGAACCGCAGGTTGTGCTGCAATCCGACGAGTTTACCGTAACCGCCTTTGCGTATCCGCAAAACATCGCCGCTTTGAAAATCGCCAATTCGCGGGGCTTTGTGGAAGTTTTGCCGCTGATGGGGCAGATCATCTGGGATGCAGTGTTTGACGGCAAAAGCCTGCGGATGGACAACATGTTCCGAAAACCGCAGCGCGGCAGCGAAATCGTCGATACCTACGGCTGCTTCGCCTTCCATTCCGGGCTGCTGACCGGCGGCTGCCCCTCCCCTGAAGACACGCACCCGCTGCACGGCGAATTTCCGTGCGCGCCGATGGATAAAGCATGGCTGGAAGTCGATGAAAACAGCGTCCGCGTCGTCAGTGAATACGAATACGTGCGCGGCTTCGGCCACCACTATCTGGCTTCGCCGTCGGTAACGCTGACGGCGGGCAGCCCGCGTTTCGACATCGGTATGCGGGTGGAAAACCTGTCTGCTTACCAGCCGATGCCGCTGCTGTATATGTGTCATATGAACTATGCCTATGCCGAGCAGGGGCAGATGCGGCAGAACCTGCCCGACAGCGCGTTCCAACTGCGCCGGACCGTGCCGCTGCACGTGCATCCGACGCCGCAGTGGCAGGAGTTCAACCGGGCCATCCTGAACGGGGAGGTGGACGGCAGCGTTTTGGACCGCCCCGACTGCTACGACCCCGAAATCGTGTATTTCGCCGACAATCTGGCGCAATACGGCGACCATTTGGAATTTGAGATTTACCATCCGGTAACGCAGACTACGTTCAGCACGCGCTTTTCCAGCCAAGAGTTCCCGCATGCCACCCGCTGGATTCTGAACAATCCCGACCAAAAAGTCGCCGCGTTCGTGCTGCCCGCCACCGCTCGTCCCGAAGGCTATCTGGCGGCGGAAAAAGCAGGCACGCTGCAATGGCTGCAACCGGGTGAAGCCAAATCGTTTACCGTCAACACGGGAATCAAAGACTAG
- a CDS encoding MFS transporter gives MIIKTSARQLSDGYLDRTPWFQYVLLSICFPMWGMAASLNDILITQFKSIFTLSDFASAFVQSAFYGGYFLIAIPASRVIRRWSYKVGILIGLVCYIGGCTLFFPASHMATYGVFLMALFAIAVGLSFLETSCNTYSSMIWPKESSTLRLNISQTFTPVGFLSGILLGKYLIFTEGEALHRQMETLDGAGKQQLAAEMLQRTLQPYQFIIMVLVVLLVIVAITQFPRCKPLDKEAHETKATIGETLRYLACNSRFRFGIMAQFFYVGM, from the coding sequence ATGATTATTAAAACCAGTGCCCGTCAGTTGTCCGACGGCTATTTGGACCGTACGCCGTGGTTTCAATATGTCCTTTTGTCGATATGCTTTCCGATGTGGGGCATGGCGGCGAGTTTGAACGATATTCTGATTACGCAGTTCAAGTCGATTTTCACGCTGTCGGATTTTGCCTCGGCTTTCGTGCAGAGCGCGTTTTACGGCGGTTATTTCCTGATTGCGATTCCGGCCAGCCGCGTTATCCGCCGCTGGAGTTACAAGGTCGGCATCTTGATAGGGCTGGTGTGCTACATCGGCGGCTGTACGCTGTTTTTCCCCGCTTCGCACATGGCGACTTACGGCGTGTTTTTGATGGCGCTGTTTGCGATTGCGGTGGGGCTGTCGTTTTTGGAAACGTCGTGCAACACCTATTCTTCGATGATCTGGCCGAAAGAGAGCTCCACGCTGCGTTTGAATATTTCGCAAACGTTTACGCCCGTGGGATTTTTGAGCGGCATCCTGCTGGGCAAGTATTTGATTTTCACCGAAGGCGAAGCGCTGCACAGACAGATGGAAACGTTGGACGGCGCGGGCAAGCAGCAGTTGGCCGCCGAAATGCTGCAACGCACTTTGCAACCTTACCAGTTCATCATTATGGTGTTGGTGGTGCTGCTGGTGATAGTGGCGATTACCCAGTTTCCGCGCTGTAAGCCTTTGGATAAGGAGGCGCACGAAACCAAGGCGACCATCGGCGAAACGCTGCGTTATCTGGCGTGCAACTCGCGTTTCAGATTCGGAATTATGGCGCAGTTTTTCTATGTGGGCATGTAG
- the deoC gene encoding deoxyribose-phosphate aldolase, producing the protein MNQSKLIDHTLLAAQATQAQVARLCGEAAEYGFCSVCVNPARVAFAKARLAGTDVKVCTVIGFPLGAATSSAKAFETKDAIANGADEVDMVMNIGLAKDGDWTGVEADIRAVVAAADGKALVKVILEICLLTEEEIRKACACALAAGADFVKTSTGFSTGGATVEAVRLMRECVGNKMGVKASGGVRTARDMAAMVAAGGSRIGASAGVALLNDSSGEMNHDY; encoded by the coding sequence ATGAACCAAAGCAAATTAATCGACCATACCCTTTTGGCAGCTCAGGCGACGCAGGCGCAGGTAGCGCGGCTTTGCGGCGAAGCGGCGGAATACGGGTTTTGTTCCGTGTGTGTGAACCCCGCGCGGGTGGCTTTTGCGAAAGCCCGGTTGGCGGGGACGGACGTGAAGGTCTGCACCGTTATCGGATTTCCTCTGGGGGCGGCCACTTCCTCGGCCAAGGCTTTCGAAACGAAAGATGCGATTGCAAACGGTGCGGACGAAGTGGATATGGTCATGAATATCGGCTTGGCCAAAGACGGCGACTGGACCGGTGTGGAAGCGGACATCAGAGCCGTTGTGGCGGCTGCGGACGGCAAGGCTTTGGTGAAGGTTATTTTGGAAATTTGTCTGCTTACTGAAGAAGAAATCCGCAAGGCGTGCGCCTGTGCTTTGGCGGCCGGAGCGGATTTCGTGAAAACGTCGACCGGTTTTTCAACCGGCGGAGCAACGGTGGAAGCCGTGCGCCTGATGCGGGAGTGCGTAGGGAATAAAATGGGAGTGAAGGCTTCGGGAGGAGTGCGCACCGCCCGAGATATGGCAGCCATGGTTGCCGCGGGGGGAAGCCGTATTGGGGCGTCTGCGGGCGTGGCGTTGCTTAACGACAGTTCAGGAGAGATGAATCATGATTATTAA
- the argS gene encoding arginine--tRNA ligase, which produces MNLHQTVECEAAAAFAAAGIADSPVVLQPTKNAEHGDFQINGVMGAAKKAKQNPRELAQKVAEALAGNAVIESTEVAGPGFINLRLRPEFLAQNIHAALNDARFGIAKTDKPQTVVIDYSSPNLAKEMHVGHLRSSIIGDSISRVLEFMGNTVIRQNHVGDWGTQFGMLVAYLVEQQKDNAAFELADLEQFYRAAKVRFDEDPAFADTAREYVVKLQGGDETVLALWKQFVDISLSHAQAVYDTLGLKLRSEDVAGESKYNDDLQPVVDDLVQKGLAVEDDGAKVVFLDEFKNKEGEPAAFIVQKQGGGFLYASTDLACLRYRIGRLKADRLLYVVDHRQALHFEQLFTTSRKAGYLPENAKAEFIGFGTMMGKDGKPFKTRSGDTVKLVDLLTEAVERATALVTEKNPELGADEAAKIGKTVGIGAVKYADLSKNRTSDYVFDWDAMLSFEGNTAPYLQYAYTRVQSVFRKAGEWDAAAPTVLTEPLEKQLATELLKFEDVLQSVADTAYPHYLAAYLYQTATLFSRFYEACPILKAEGATRNSRLQLAKLTGDTLKQGLDLLGIDVLDVM; this is translated from the coding sequence ATGAACCTACATCAAACCGTCGAATGCGAAGCCGCCGCCGCCTTTGCCGCCGCAGGCATCGCCGACAGCCCCGTTGTTTTGCAGCCGACCAAAAACGCCGAACACGGCGATTTCCAAATCAACGGCGTGATGGGTGCGGCGAAAAAAGCCAAACAAAATCCGCGCGAATTGGCGCAAAAGGTCGCCGAAGCATTGGCGGGCAACGCCGTGATTGAAAGCACGGAAGTGGCCGGACCCGGCTTCATCAACCTGCGCCTGCGTCCTGAATTCCTCGCCCAAAACATTCATGCGGCTTTGAACGACGCACGTTTCGGCATAGCGAAAACCGACAAACCGCAAACCGTAGTCATCGACTATTCCTCGCCCAATCTGGCAAAAGAAATGCACGTCGGCCATCTGCGTTCCAGCATCATCGGCGACAGCATTTCGCGCGTGTTGGAATTTATGGGCAACACCGTCATCCGCCAAAACCACGTCGGCGACTGGGGTACGCAGTTCGGCATGTTGGTCGCTTATTTGGTCGAGCAGCAAAAAGACAATGCCGCGTTTGAACTGGCGGATTTGGAGCAGTTTTACCGCGCCGCCAAAGTGCGCTTTGACGAAGATCCTGCCTTTGCCGACACCGCGCGCGAATACGTTGTGAAGCTGCAAGGCGGCGATGAAACCGTGTTGGCGTTGTGGAAACAGTTTGTCGATATTTCGCTCTCGCACGCCCAAGCCGTTTACGACACGCTGGGCTTGAAACTGCGCTCCGAAGACGTGGCGGGCGAATCGAAATACAACGACGATTTGCAGCCCGTGGTCGATGATTTGGTTCAAAAAGGTCTGGCGGTCGAAGACGACGGCGCGAAAGTCGTGTTCTTGGACGAGTTCAAAAACAAAGAAGGCGAACCTGCCGCATTTATCGTGCAAAAACAAGGCGGCGGCTTCCTCTACGCCTCCACCGATTTGGCGTGCCTGCGCTACCGCATAGGCCGTCTGAAAGCCGACCGCCTGCTGTACGTCGTCGACCACCGCCAAGCCCTGCACTTCGAACAACTTTTCACCACTTCCCGCAAAGCAGGCTATCTGCCGGAAAATGCAAAAGCCGAGTTTATCGGCTTCGGCACCATGATGGGCAAAGACGGCAAACCGTTCAAAACGCGCAGCGGCGACACCGTGAAGCTGGTTGACCTGCTGACCGAAGCCGTCGAACGCGCCACCGCTTTGGTGACAGAAAAAAATCCCGAATTGGGCGCGGATGAAGCCGCTAAAATCGGCAAAACCGTCGGCATCGGCGCGGTCAAATACGCCGATTTGAGCAAAAACCGCACCAGCGATTATGTGTTCGACTGGGACGCCATGCTCTCGTTTGAAGGCAACACCGCCCCCTACCTGCAATACGCCTACACCCGCGTGCAAAGCGTGTTCCGCAAAGCCGGCGAATGGGACGCGGCCGCGCCAACCGTTTTGACCGAACCGCTGGAAAAACAGCTTGCCACCGAGCTTCTGAAATTCGAAGACGTGCTGCAAAGCGTGGCGGACACGGCGTATCCGCACTACCTCGCCGCCTACCTCTACCAAACCGCCACCCTGTTCAGCCGCTTCTACGAAGCCTGCCCGATACTCAAAGCCGAAGGCGCAACCCGCAACAGCCGCCTGCAACTGGCGAAGCTCACCGGCGACACGCTGAAACAAGGCTTGGATTTGCTGGGCATTGATGTGTTGGATGTGATGTAA
- a CDS encoding class I SAM-dependent methyltransferase, producing the protein MNKWDQRYAAEEFIFGTEPHDFVRRVRPYLPAAGRALDLATGEGRNGVFLAQCGLSAEGVDSSPVAVAKAEKMAALKGVDFAVRVADITAMRMPPGHYAVISSVCCHFAEPVRSRLARGIVDALVSDGLFIGVFYHPEQAALEKGPKDRTVLADMAELQTAFGGLEWLIAEHCRTGEGGEARSTVCLLGRKTLSDGI; encoded by the coding sequence ATGAACAAATGGGACCAACGCTACGCAGCCGAAGAATTTATTTTCGGTACCGAACCGCATGATTTTGTCCGGCGCGTCCGGCCGTATCTGCCCGCGGCGGGCAGGGCGTTGGATTTGGCGACGGGAGAAGGGCGCAACGGTGTGTTTCTGGCACAATGCGGACTGAGTGCGGAAGGTGTGGACAGTTCGCCGGTTGCCGTTGCCAAGGCCGAGAAAATGGCCGCGCTCAAAGGCGTGGATTTTGCCGTGCGGGTGGCGGATATTACCGCGATGCGGATGCCGCCCGGACATTATGCGGTTATCAGTTCGGTATGCTGCCATTTTGCCGAACCCGTCCGCAGCCGGCTGGCGCGGGGCATTGTCGACGCGCTGGTTTCAGACGGCCTCTTTATCGGCGTGTTCTACCATCCCGAGCAGGCGGCGCTGGAAAAAGGGCCGAAAGACCGGACGGTTTTGGCTGATATGGCGGAGCTTCAGACGGCCTTTGGCGGGTTGGAGTGGCTGATCGCGGAACACTGCCGCACGGGGGAGGGCGGGGAGGCGCGTTCCACCGTCTGCCTTTTGGGGCGGAAGACGCTTTCAGACGGCATTTAA
- the clpA gene encoding ATP-dependent Clp protease ATP-binding subunit ClpA gives MISAELEKIFQLLYSRARSQHYEFISLEHLLLVMIEKDDDVRSVLENCHADLKLLSRQLEESIAENTPKIPDHLLDTAETQPTLGFQRVIQRAMVHTQSAGKSAVAPLDVLVALMGETDSHAVYFLKLQSVTRYEILRCIAHGAGFSEQSDSDGPNQDDEGNIENKGDALADYTVNLNAEVKAGRIDPLIGRKHEMERLVQILCRRRKNNPLLVGEAGVGKTALAEGLAHQIVNGDIPDALKDAEVYALDMGSLLAGTKYRGDFEARVKSVLKQLEKIPQAILFIDEIHTIIGAGSTSGGTMDASNLLKPALAKGSLRCIGATTYDEYRTIFDKDHALSRRFQKIDVVEPTVAETVQILRGLKPMFEGFHQVRYTQGALEAAAELSARYINERFLPDKAIDVMDEAGAAQRILPKSKQKKVIGKAQIETVIAKVARIPEKTVSHDDKQVLQFLGRDLKNMVYGQENAIDALVAAVKMSRSGLALPDKPIGCFLFSGPTGVGKTEVAKQLAYSMGVPLQRFDMSEYMERHAVSRLIGAPPGYVGFEQGGLLTEAVNKQPHCVLLLDEIEKAHPDIFNVLLQVMDAGKLTDNNGKSADFRNVILIMTTNAGAESLSRPSLGFTAKRERGDEMQAINKLFTPEFRNRLDAIIPFAPLSEPVIAKVVDKFLLQLEHQLLDKKVEAEFTPALRKYLAEKGFDPQMGARPMHRLIQEKIRKPLADELLFGKLADGGYVRIDWDAAKEEAVLKFKKNAGWKQTETAV, from the coding sequence ATGATTTCAGCCGAATTAGAAAAAATTTTCCAACTGCTTTACAGTCGGGCGCGTTCGCAGCATTACGAATTTATCAGCCTGGAACATTTGCTGCTGGTGATGATTGAAAAGGACGACGATGTCAGAAGCGTGCTGGAAAACTGCCATGCCGATTTGAAACTGCTGTCGCGGCAGCTTGAAGAAAGCATTGCCGAAAACACGCCGAAGATACCCGACCATCTGCTTGATACGGCGGAAACCCAGCCGACGCTCGGATTCCAGCGCGTCATCCAACGCGCGATGGTGCATACCCAGTCGGCGGGGAAATCAGCCGTCGCCCCGCTGGACGTGCTGGTGGCGCTGATGGGCGAAACCGACAGCCATGCCGTATATTTCCTCAAGCTCCAGTCTGTAACCCGTTACGAAATACTGCGCTGTATCGCACACGGCGCGGGTTTCTCCGAACAGAGCGATTCAGACGGCCCCAATCAGGACGACGAAGGCAATATTGAGAACAAGGGCGACGCGCTGGCGGACTACACCGTCAACCTCAACGCCGAAGTCAAAGCCGGCCGCATCGACCCCTTAATCGGCAGAAAACACGAAATGGAACGGTTGGTGCAAATCCTGTGCCGCCGCCGCAAAAACAATCCGCTTTTGGTCGGCGAAGCGGGCGTGGGCAAAACCGCGCTGGCGGAAGGCTTGGCGCATCAAATCGTCAACGGCGACATCCCCGACGCGCTTAAAGATGCCGAAGTGTACGCGCTGGATATGGGTTCGCTTTTGGCGGGTACAAAATACCGCGGCGACTTTGAAGCGCGGGTCAAATCCGTCTTGAAACAGCTCGAAAAAATCCCGCAAGCCATTTTGTTTATCGACGAAATCCACACCATTATCGGCGCGGGCAGCACGAGCGGCGGCACGATGGACGCGTCCAACCTGCTCAAACCCGCGCTGGCGAAAGGCTCGCTGCGCTGCATCGGCGCGACCACCTACGACGAATACCGCACCATTTTCGACAAAGACCACGCCTTAAGCCGCCGCTTCCAAAAAATCGACGTGGTCGAACCCACCGTCGCCGAAACCGTGCAAATCCTGCGCGGCTTGAAACCGATGTTCGAAGGCTTCCACCAAGTACGCTACACGCAAGGCGCACTCGAAGCCGCCGCCGAACTCTCCGCGCGTTACATCAACGAGCGTTTCCTGCCTGACAAAGCCATCGACGTAATGGACGAAGCAGGCGCGGCGCAACGGATTCTGCCCAAATCCAAACAGAAAAAAGTCATTGGCAAAGCGCAAATCGAAACCGTCATTGCCAAAGTCGCGCGGATTCCCGAAAAAACCGTGTCGCACGACGACAAACAGGTGCTGCAATTCCTCGGTCGTGATTTGAAAAACATGGTTTACGGTCAGGAAAACGCCATCGACGCGCTGGTTGCCGCCGTCAAAATGTCGCGCTCCGGCCTCGCCCTGCCCGACAAACCCATAGGCTGCTTCCTCTTCTCCGGCCCGACCGGCGTCGGCAAAACCGAAGTCGCCAAACAGCTTGCCTACTCGATGGGCGTACCGCTGCAACGCTTCGATATGTCCGAATACATGGAGCGCCACGCTGTATCGCGCCTCATTGGTGCGCCGCCGGGTTATGTCGGCTTTGAACAGGGCGGCCTCTTGACCGAAGCCGTCAACAAACAGCCGCATTGCGTGTTGCTCTTGGACGAAATCGAAAAAGCCCATCCCGACATTTTCAACGTCCTCTTGCAAGTCATGGACGCAGGCAAACTGACCGACAACAACGGCAAGAGCGCCGATTTCCGCAACGTCATCCTGATTATGACCACCAACGCAGGCGCGGAAAGCCTCAGCCGCCCCAGCCTCGGCTTTACCGCCAAACGTGAACGCGGCGACGAAATGCAGGCAATCAACAAACTCTTCACGCCCGAGTTTCGCAACCGCTTGGACGCAATTATCCCGTTTGCGCCCTTGTCCGAACCCGTCATCGCCAAAGTCGTGGACAAATTCCTGCTCCAGCTCGAACACCAGCTCCTCGACAAAAAAGTTGAAGCCGAATTCACACCGGCATTGCGCAAGTATTTGGCGGAAAAAGGTTTCGACCCGCAAATGGGCGCGCGCCCGATGCACCGCCTGATTCAGGAAAAAATCCGCAAACCGCTCGCCGACGAACTCCTGTTCGGCAAACTCGCCGACGGCGGCTACGTGCGGATAGACTGGGATGCGGCGAAAGAAGAAGCCGTGTTGAAATTCAAGAAAAACGCCGGATGGAAGCAAACCGAAACCGCCGTATGA